The Cellulophaga sp. L1A9 genome window below encodes:
- a CDS encoding 3-hydroxyacyl-CoA dehydrogenase/enoyl-CoA hydratase family protein: protein MNKHIKKVAVVGSGIMGSGIACHFANIGVEVLLLDIVPRELNEKEKAKGFTLKDKVVRNRLVNDSLIAALKSKPSPIYNQKFSDRITTGNLEDDIAKVSEVDWIIEVVVERLDIKKMVFENLEKYRKPGTLITSNTSGIPIHFMSEGRSEDFQKHFCGTHFFNPARYLKLFEIIPGPKTSPEVLDFLNGYGEQFLGKTSVIAKDTPAFIGNRIGIFSIQSLFHMVKDLGMTVEEVDKLTGPVIGRPKSATFRTVDVVGLDTLVHVANGIAENCKDDEKLDLFKLPTFINTMMENKWLGSKTGQGFYKKSKDAKGKTEILTLDLDTMDYRASKRASFATLELTKTIDKVADRFKVLVAGKDKAGEFYRKSFAALFAYVSHRIPEITDELYKIDDAMKAGFGWEHGPFQIWDAIGIEKGLEIMKAEGETPAAWVNDMIASGTKSFYAVKDGATYFYDIPKKSIEKVPGQDSFIILDNIRKSKEVFKNSGVVVEDLGDGILNVEFQSKMNTIGGDVLAGLNKAIDIAEKDFQGLVVGNQAPNFSVGANIGMIFMMAVEQEYDELNMAIKMFQDTMMRMRYSAIPTVAAPHGMALGGGCELSLHADMVVAAAETYIGLVEFGVGVIPGGGGSKEFAVRAQDQFHKNDVELNVLQEYFLTIGMAKVSTSAYEAFDLGILQKGKDIVVVNKDRQIATAKAHAKLMAEGGYTQPVKRKDIKVLGKQALGMFLVGTDSMEDSKYISEHDEKIANKLAYVMAGGDLSEPTLVTEQYLLDLEREAFLSLCTERKTLERIQHMLKTGKPLRN, encoded by the coding sequence ATGAATAAACACATTAAGAAAGTAGCAGTTGTTGGTTCTGGAATTATGGGAAGTGGCATAGCATGTCATTTTGCTAATATCGGAGTTGAAGTATTATTACTAGATATTGTCCCTAGAGAACTGAATGAAAAAGAAAAAGCTAAAGGCTTTACGCTTAAAGACAAAGTGGTTCGCAATAGATTAGTAAACGATTCATTAATCGCAGCCCTAAAATCTAAACCTTCTCCTATTTACAATCAGAAATTTTCTGATCGTATCACTACAGGGAACCTTGAAGATGATATTGCAAAGGTTTCAGAAGTAGATTGGATTATTGAGGTGGTGGTTGAAAGACTTGACATTAAGAAGATGGTCTTTGAAAATTTAGAAAAATACAGAAAGCCAGGTACACTTATAACTTCAAACACCTCTGGTATTCCAATTCACTTTATGAGTGAAGGGCGTAGTGAAGATTTCCAGAAGCATTTCTGTGGAACGCACTTCTTTAATCCTGCACGTTACTTAAAACTTTTCGAAATAATCCCTGGACCTAAAACGTCGCCAGAAGTATTAGATTTCTTGAATGGTTACGGTGAGCAATTCTTAGGAAAAACTTCTGTAATCGCTAAAGATACACCTGCTTTCATTGGTAACAGAATAGGTATTTTCAGCATCCAAAGTCTTTTCCATATGGTAAAAGATTTAGGAATGACAGTTGAGGAAGTAGATAAATTAACAGGACCAGTTATCGGTCGTCCTAAATCCGCAACATTCAGAACTGTTGATGTGGTAGGATTAGACACTTTGGTACATGTTGCCAATGGAATTGCAGAAAATTGCAAGGACGATGAGAAATTAGATCTATTTAAACTTCCAACCTTCATCAATACCATGATGGAAAACAAATGGTTGGGTAGTAAAACAGGTCAAGGTTTTTACAAGAAATCTAAAGATGCGAAAGGGAAAACAGAAATCTTAACGCTTGATCTAGATACGATGGACTATCGTGCTAGTAAAAGAGCAAGTTTTGCTACTTTAGAGTTAACAAAGACTATTGATAAGGTAGCTGATCGATTTAAAGTATTGGTTGCTGGAAAAGATAAAGCTGGTGAATTTTACAGAAAGAGTTTTGCTGCATTGTTTGCTTACGTATCACATAGAATTCCTGAAATTACCGATGAGCTTTATAAGATTGATGATGCTATGAAAGCTGGTTTTGGATGGGAACACGGACCTTTCCAAATTTGGGATGCTATCGGAATTGAAAAAGGACTTGAAATTATGAAAGCAGAAGGAGAGACTCCTGCTGCATGGGTAAATGATATGATTGCGAGCGGAACAAAATCGTTCTACGCGGTAAAAGATGGCGCTACCTATTTCTATGATATTCCTAAAAAATCTATAGAAAAAGTTCCTGGTCAGGATTCATTTATCATTTTAGATAACATTAGAAAATCTAAAGAAGTTTTCAAAAACAGCGGTGTTGTAGTAGAAGATTTAGGAGACGGAATTCTGAATGTAGAATTTCAATCTAAAATGAATACCATTGGTGGAGATGTTCTGGCAGGTTTAAATAAAGCTATTGATATTGCTGAGAAAGATTTCCAAGGTTTAGTTGTTGGAAATCAAGCGCCAAACTTCTCTGTAGGAGCTAACATCGGAATGATTTTCATGATGGCTGTAGAGCAAGAGTATGATGAATTGAATATGGCGATTAAAATGTTCCAGGATACTATGATGCGTATGCGCTATTCTGCAATACCAACAGTAGCGGCTCCTCATGGAATGGCACTAGGTGGTGGTTGTGAACTTTCGTTACATGCAGATATGGTTGTTGCAGCAGCAGAAACCTATATTGGTTTAGTAGAATTTGGTGTCGGCGTCATCCCTGGAGGTGGTGGTTCTAAAGAATTTGCAGTAAGAGCACAAGACCAATTCCATAAAAATGATGTAGAATTAAATGTACTTCAAGAGTATTTCTTAACCATTGGTATGGCTAAAGTATCTACCTCAGCATACGAAGCCTTTGATTTAGGTATTTTACAAAAAGGTAAAGATATCGTGGTAGTGAATAAAGACCGTCAGATTGCAACTGCAAAAGCACATGCTAAATTAATGGCAGAAGGTGGATACACACAACCGGTAAAACGCAAAGACATTAAAGTTTTAGGAAAGCAAGCTTTAGGAATGTTTTTAGTAGGTACTGATTCTATGGAAGACAGTAAATACATCAGTGAACATGATGAAAAAATTGCAAATAAATTAGCATATGTAATGGCTGGTGGAGATTTATCAGAACCAACACTTGTTACAGAACAATATTTATTAGATCTAGAGCGTGAAGCTTTCTTGTCACTTTGTACAGAACGCAAAACGTTAGAAAGAATTCAACACATGTTGAAAACAGGAAAACCTTTAAGAAACTAA
- a CDS encoding acetyl-CoA C-acyltransferase, translating into MKTAYIVKAYRTAVGKAPKGVFRFKRSDELAAETIQYMMKELPQLDKKRIDDVIVGNAMPEGSQGLNMARLISLMGLDIVDVPGVTVNRFCSSGIETIGIATAKIQAGMADCIIAGGAESMSSVPMTGNKPELNYDLVKSGHEDYYWGMGNTAEAVANQFKVSREDQDEFAYNSHMKALKAQAEDRFQDQIVPIDVEQIYVDENGKKATRNYTVNKDEGPRKGTSKEALAGLRAVFAAGGSVTAGNSSQMSDGAAFVMVMSEEMVKELNIEPIARMVNYAAAGVEPRIMGIGPVKAIPKALKQAGLKQEDIELIELNEAFASQSLAVMRELKLNQDIVNVNGGAIALGHPLGCTGAKLSVQLFDEMRKRNMQGKYGMVTMCVGTGQGAAGIYEFLK; encoded by the coding sequence ATGAAAACAGCATATATAGTAAAAGCATATAGAACAGCAGTCGGTAAAGCTCCAAAAGGGGTCTTCCGATTCAAAAGATCAGATGAATTAGCTGCAGAGACCATCCAATACATGATGAAAGAGCTGCCGCAATTGGATAAAAAACGAATTGACGATGTTATTGTAGGAAATGCAATGCCAGAAGGTTCTCAAGGACTAAACATGGCGCGTTTAATCTCTTTAATGGGATTAGATATTGTAGATGTTCCTGGAGTTACGGTAAATCGTTTTTGTTCCTCTGGTATTGAAACCATAGGTATTGCAACAGCAAAAATACAAGCGGGAATGGCCGATTGTATTATTGCAGGGGGTGCAGAAAGTATGAGTTCGGTTCCTATGACAGGAAATAAACCAGAATTAAATTATGACTTAGTAAAATCTGGTCATGAAGATTATTACTGGGGAATGGGAAATACGGCAGAAGCTGTAGCGAACCAATTTAAAGTATCTCGTGAAGATCAAGATGAGTTTGCTTACAACTCTCATATGAAAGCTTTAAAAGCGCAAGCGGAAGATCGTTTTCAAGACCAAATTGTACCTATTGATGTAGAACAAATTTACGTGGATGAAAACGGTAAAAAAGCTACAAGAAATTATACCGTTAACAAAGACGAAGGACCTAGAAAAGGAACGAGTAAAGAAGCATTAGCTGGCTTAAGAGCTGTTTTTGCTGCTGGCGGTAGCGTCACTGCTGGTAACTCTTCACAAATGAGTGATGGTGCTGCATTTGTAATGGTGATGAGTGAAGAAATGGTCAAAGAATTAAATATTGAACCAATTGCACGTATGGTAAACTATGCTGCGGCTGGTGTTGAGCCACGTATCATGGGTATTGGTCCCGTTAAAGCAATTCCAAAAGCCTTAAAGCAAGCCGGATTGAAGCAAGAAGATATTGAGTTAATTGAGTTAAATGAAGCTTTCGCTTCACAATCGCTTGCCGTAATGCGCGAACTTAAATTGAATCAAGATATCGTAAACGTAAATGGTGGTGCAATTGCACTAGGCCACCCATTGGGATGTACAGGAGCTAAGCTTTCCGTACAACTTTTTGACGAAATGCGTAAGAGAAATATGCAAGGAAAATATGGTATGGTAACCATGTGTGTAGGTACTGGGCAAGGTGCTGCAGGAATCTATGAATTTTTGAAATAA
- a CDS encoding acyl-CoA dehydrogenase family protein: MAEKEILRGGQFLVKETNCEDIFTLEDLSEEQKMMRDSTKEFVDRELWAHWERFEKKDYAYTEETMRKAGELGLLSVAVPESYGGMGMGFVSTMLVCDYISGATGSFSTAFGAHTGIGTMPITLYGTEEQKQKYVPKLASGEWFGAYCLTEPGAGSDANSGKTKAVLSEDGKHYNITGQKMWISNAGFCSVFIVFARIEDDKNITGFIVENDPSNGISLGDEEKKLGIHSSSTRQVFFNETKVPVENMLSERGNGFKIAMNALNVGRIKLAAACLDAQRRVIGEATKYANERIQFKTPIVNFGAIKSKLATMATNCYADESAAYRAAKNIEDRIAMREAAGNTHQEAELKGVEEYAIECSILKVAVSEDVQSTADEGIQIFGGMGFSADTPMESAWRDARISRIYEGTNEINRMLAVGMLVKKAMKGHVDLLGPATKVGEELMGIPSFDTPDFSELFAEEKDLLKRLKKVFLMVAGSAVQKYGAELENHQQLMLAASDILIEVYMAESTILRTEKNAKRFGEDAQATQIAMTQLYVYNATEIIIQKGKEAIVSFAEGDEQRMMLMGLKRFTKYTNNPNVVALRTKIADKVAADNGYTFD, from the coding sequence ATGGCAGAAAAAGAAATACTACGTGGCGGTCAGTTTTTAGTAAAAGAAACGAATTGTGAAGATATCTTTACGCTAGAAGATTTATCGGAAGAGCAAAAAATGATGCGTGATAGCACTAAAGAATTCGTAGACCGCGAACTTTGGGCACACTGGGAACGTTTTGAGAAAAAAGATTATGCATATACTGAGGAAACCATGCGTAAAGCGGGTGAACTTGGTTTATTAAGCGTAGCCGTTCCAGAATCTTACGGAGGAATGGGTATGGGTTTTGTATCTACCATGTTAGTATGTGATTATATTTCCGGTGCTACAGGTTCCTTTAGTACTGCTTTTGGTGCACATACAGGTATTGGTACTATGCCAATTACTTTATATGGTACTGAGGAGCAAAAACAAAAATATGTTCCTAAATTAGCTTCTGGGGAATGGTTTGGCGCTTATTGCCTTACTGAACCAGGTGCAGGTTCTGATGCCAACTCTGGTAAAACTAAGGCAGTTTTATCTGAAGATGGTAAACATTACAACATTACTGGTCAAAAAATGTGGATATCTAATGCAGGTTTCTGTAGTGTATTCATAGTTTTTGCTAGAATTGAAGACGACAAAAATATTACAGGGTTCATCGTTGAGAATGACCCTAGTAATGGTATTTCTTTAGGTGATGAAGAAAAAAAATTAGGAATTCATTCTTCTTCTACCCGTCAAGTTTTCTTTAATGAAACTAAGGTTCCTGTAGAAAACATGCTTTCCGAGAGAGGAAACGGATTTAAGATTGCGATGAATGCGCTTAACGTAGGTAGAATTAAATTAGCAGCAGCTTGTTTAGATGCACAACGTAGAGTTATTGGTGAAGCTACTAAATACGCTAACGAGCGTATTCAGTTTAAAACACCTATCGTAAACTTTGGTGCTATTAAATCTAAATTAGCAACTATGGCGACCAATTGCTATGCTGATGAATCTGCTGCTTACAGAGCTGCAAAGAACATCGAGGATAGAATTGCTATGCGTGAAGCTGCAGGAAATACTCATCAAGAAGCAGAACTTAAAGGTGTTGAGGAATACGCTATAGAATGTTCTATTCTTAAAGTAGCCGTTTCTGAAGACGTACAAAGTACTGCTGATGAAGGAATCCAGATATTTGGTGGAATGGGCTTTAGTGCTGATACGCCAATGGAATCTGCCTGGAGAGATGCTAGAATTTCTAGAATCTATGAAGGTACTAACGAAATTAACCGAATGTTAGCAGTAGGGATGTTAGTTAAAAAAGCCATGAAAGGTCATGTAGATCTTTTAGGTCCTGCAACTAAAGTGGGTGAAGAATTAATGGGTATCCCATCTTTTGATACTCCAGATTTTTCTGAACTTTTTGCAGAAGAAAAAGATTTATTAAAGAGATTGAAGAAAGTATTTTTAATGGTTGCTGGTTCTGCCGTTCAAAAATATGGCGCTGAATTAGAAAACCACCAACAATTGATGTTGGCTGCTTCTGATATCTTGATTGAAGTATATATGGCAGAATCTACCATACTAAGAACAGAGAAAAATGCAAAACGATTTGGAGAAGATGCGCAAGCTACTCAAATTGCAATGACTCAATTATATGTATACAACGCTACAGAAATTATCATTCAGAAAGGTAAAGAAGCTATCGTTTCTTTCGCTGAAGGAGATGAGCAACGTATGATGTTAATGGGCCTTAAGCGTTTTACAAAATATACCAATAATCCTAACGTAGTAGCTTTACGCACAAAAATTGCGGATAAAGTAGCTGCAGACAACGGTTATACCTTTGACTAA